In a genomic window of Amblyomma americanum isolate KBUSLIRL-KWMA chromosome 4, ASM5285725v1, whole genome shotgun sequence:
- the Hip14 gene encoding palmitoyltransferase Hip14, translating to MDEEVDPSCAPVYYTATAGQVQCGGGPSSSGGGDIGCRQPPPQRPPSLPQEEDYSSFDIIKATQYGVLERVRYLIEVEGYDVNRRDPEDVTLLHWAAINNRRDIVSYYITKGAVVDAIGGELRSTPLHWATRQGHLSMVVLLMRHGADPSLVDGEGCTCIHLAAQSGHTAIVAYFVAKGQPVNQTDSNGMTPLMWSAYRVMTNDPSRLLITLGASLTMCDNFHRNTPLHWAVYVRNSSAVSLLIKAGSDLSAKNAQGDTPRMMAEKLKSIWIEERLQEAEAAKEGARGNFLVRIVRDKTLKYWAMFSSPFVAFYAVGLVLDSHESYLVKFGLLFIMGLVTMFLSKLLFDERIMNVLPMAVYLATKFWMYITWVTDLWPYVGTFWVNIGFVISSVPLFYSFYKSWRADPGIISANTEQKFRTIVELAERDGFDPAVFCSTCLVRRPLRSKHCSVCNQCVARFDHHCPWVNNCVGAGNHVYFVNYLIFLLGMLGWSWYGCFSFWSVRLSESKEPHERTLWAALSESGWVSWVAFNTLLHSTWVTCLLVCQLYQMVWLAMTTNERMNCHRYPHFKRSSSGRVISPFNMGPLKNLADFCEWRCLRVTPQDWRQVYSTNEDDDDDDEKQTLLHYV from the exons ATGGACGAAGAGGTGGATCCGTCGTGCGCCCCGGTCTATTACACTGCAACCGCAGGACAG GTTCAATGTGGTGGCGGACCTTCTTCAAGTGGTGGCGGGGACATCGGTTGCCGGCAACCGCCGCCTCAGAGACCACCCTCCTTACCTCAAGAAGAGGACTACTCCTCATTCGACATCATAAAGGCTACACA GTATGGGGTGCTCGAGAGGGTCCGCTACCTGATCGAGGTGGAAGGCTACGACGTGAACCGACGAGACCCAGAGGATGTGACGTTGCTACATTGGGCAGCCATCAATAATCGTCGGGACATTGTCAGTTACTACATTACCAAGGGTGCCGTGGTGGATGCTATAGGTGGTGAACTGCGCTCCACACCTTTGCACTGGGCTACTCG GCAGGGGCATCTAAGCATGGTCGTGCTTCTCATGCGGCATGGTGCTGACCCATCGCTGGTAGATGGCGAAG GCTGCACCTGCATCCACCTGGCTGCTCAGTCCGGCCACACAGCCATCGTTGCCTACTTTGTGGCCAAGGGACAGCCTGTGAACCAGACTGACAGCAATGGCATGACTCCTCTCATGTGGTCTGCGTATAGGGTCATGAC GAATGACCCCTCCCGTCTTCTTATTACGTTGGGTGCCAGTCTTACCATGTGTGATAACTTCCACCGGAACACGCCGTTGCACTGGGCTGTCTACGTCCGCAACAGCAGTGCCGTCTCTCTTCTCATCAAGGCCGGCTCGGATCTCTCAGCAAAAAATGCTCAG GGAGACACACCGCGGATGATGGCTGAGAAGCTCAAGTCAATTTGGATTGAGGAGCGCCTCCAGGAGGCGGAGGCAGCCAAAGAAGGTGCTCGAGGAAACTTCCTGGTCCGCATTGTGCGGGACAAG ACGTTAAAGTACTGGGCCATGTTCAGCTCTCCGTTTGTGGCCTTCTATGCTGTGGGCCTGGTCCTCGACAGCCACGAATCCTATCTAGTCAAGTTCGGTCTCCTCTTCATTATGGGCCTCGTCACCATGTTCCTCTCCAA GCTGTTATTTGATGAACGCATCATGAATGTCCTCCCCATGGCTGTGTACCTTGCCACGAAGTTCTGGATGTACATCACATGGGTGACAGATTTATGGCCTT ACGTGGGCACCTTCTGGGTGAATATTGGCTTTGTGATCTCATCTGTGCCACTGTTCTACTCGTTTTACAAGTCTTGGCGGGCAGATCCTGGCATCATCAGCGCCAACACAGAACAGAAGTTTAGG ACAATAGTGGAGCTGGCTGAACGAGATGGCTTCGACCCGGCTGTGTTCTGCAGCACCTGCCTGGTGCGCAGGCCCCTGCGGTCCAAGCACTGCTCAGTGTGCAACCAGTGTGTGGCTCGGTTCGACCACCACTGTCCCTGGGTCAACAACTGTGTTg GAGCTGGGAACCATGTCTATTTTGTCAACTATTTAATCTTCCTTCTGGGCATGCTAGGCTGGTCTTGGTATGGCTGCTTCTCAT TCTGGAGTGTGCGGCTGAGTGAAAGCAAGGAACCCCACGAGCGCACTCTGTGGGCTGCCCTCTCGGAAAGCGGCTGGGTCAGCTGGGTGGCCTTCAACACACTCCTGCACAGCACCTGGGTCACCTGCCTGCTGGTCTGTCAGCTGTACCAG ATGGTGTGGCTAGCAATGACCACCAACGAGCGCATGAACTGCCATCGGTATCCACACTTTAAACGGAGCAGTTCTGGACGTGTTATCAGCCCATTTAA CATGGGGCCGCTGAAGAACTTGGCCGACTTTTGCGAGTGGCGCTGCCTGAGAGTGACTCCCCAGGACTGGCGGCAGGTCTACAGCACcaatgaagatgatgatgacgatgatgaaaagCAGACGCTCCTTCATTACGTGTGA